One genomic segment of Tursiops truncatus isolate mTurTru1 chromosome 11, mTurTru1.mat.Y, whole genome shotgun sequence includes these proteins:
- the SMARCC2 gene encoding SWI/SNF complex subunit SMARCC2 isoform X7, producing MDRNVEMFMTIEKSLVQNNCLSRPNIFLCPEIEPKLLGKLKDIIKRHQGTVTEDKNNASHVVYPVPGNLEEEEWVRPVMKRDKQVLLHWGYYPDSYDTWIPASEIEASVEDAPTPEKPRKVHAKWILDTDTFNEWMNEEDYEVNDDKNPVSRRKKISAKTLTDEVNSPDSDRRDKKGGNYKKRKRSPSPSPTPEAKKKNAKKGPSTPYTKSKRGHREEEQEDLTKDMDEPSPVPNVEEVTLPKTVNTKKDSESAPVKGGTMTDLDEQEDESMETTGKDEDENSTGNKGEQTKNPDLHEDNVTEQTHHIIIPSYAAWFDYNSVHAIERRALPEFFNGKNKSKTPEIYLAYRNFMIDTYRLNPQEYLTSTACRRNLAGDVCAIMRVHAFLEQWGLINYQVDAESRPTPMGPPPTSHFHVLADTPSGLVPLQPKTPQGRQVDADTKAGRKGKELDDLVPETAKGKPELQTSASQQMLNFPDKGKEKPTDMQNFGLRTDMYTKKNVPSKSKAAASATREWTEQETLLLLEALEMYKDDWNKVSEHVGSRTQDECILHFLRLPIEDPYLEDSEASLGPLAYQPIPFSQSGNPVMSTVAFLASVVDPRVASAAAKSALEEFSKMKEEVPTALVEAHVRKVEEAAKVTGKADPAFGLESSGIAGTTSDEPERIEESGTDEARAEGQATEEKKEPKEPREGVGAIEEEAKEKTSEAPKKDDEKGKDGDSEKESEKSDGDPIVDPEKEKEPKEGQEEVLKEVVESEGERKTKVERDIGEGNLSTAAAAALAAAAVKAKHLAAVEERKIKSLVALLVETQMKKLEIKLRHFEELETIMDREREALEYQRQQLLADRQAFHMEQLKYAEMRARQQHFQQMHQQQQPPPQALPPGSQPVPPAGAAGPPAVHGLALAPASMAPASAGSGAPPGSLGPSEQIGQAGSTAVPQQQQTAGAPQPGAVPPGVPPPGPHGPSPFPNQQTPPSMMPGAVPGSGHPGVAGNAPLGLPFGMPPPPPAPSIIPFGSLADSISINLPPPPNLHGHHHHLPFAPATLPPPNLPVSMANPLHPNLPATTTMPSSLPLGPGLGSAAAQSPAIVAAVQGNLLPSASPLPDPGTPLPPDPTAPSPGTVTPVPPTQ from the exons ATGGACCGCAACGTGGAAATGTTCATGACCATTGAGAAATCCTTGGTGCAG AATAATTGCCTGTCTCGACCTAACATTTTTCTGTGCCCAGAAATTGAACCCAAACTGCTAGGGAAATTAAAAGACATTATCAAGAGACATCAG GGAACGGTCACTGAGGATAAGAACAATGCCTCCCATGTTGTGTATCCTGTCCCAGGGAACCTGGAGGAAG AGGAATGGGTACGGCCAGTCATGAAGAGGGATAAGCAGGTTCTTCTGCACTGGGGCTACTATCCTGACAG TTACGACACGTGGATCCCAGCCAGTGAAATTGAAGCATCTGTGGAAGATGCTCCGACTCCTGAGAAACCTAGGAAG GTTCATGCAAAGTGGATCCTGGACACAGACACCTTCAACGAATGGATGAATGAGGAAGACTATGAAGTAAATGATGACAAAAACCCTGTCTCCCGCCGAAAGAAGATTTCAGCCAAGACACTGACGGATGAG GTGAACAGCCCAGATTCGGATCGACGGGACAAGAAGGGGGGGAACTATAAGAAGAGGAAGCGCTCCCCATCCCCTTCACCGACCCCAGAAGCTAAGAAGAAGAATGCTAAGAAAGG tcCCTCAACACCTTACACCAAGTCAAAGCGTGGCCACAGAGAAGAGGAGCAAGAAGACCTGACAAAGGACATGGATGAGCCCTCACCGGTCCCCAATGTGGAAGAGGTGACATTGCCCAAGACAG TCAATACTAAGAAGGACTCGGAGTCAGCCCCAGTCAAAGGAGGCACCATGACTGACCTGG ATGAACAAGAGGATGAAAGCATGGAGACCACGGGCAAG GATGAGGATGAGAACAGCACGGGGAACAAGGGGGAGCAGACCAAGAATCCGGACCTGCATGAGGACAACGTGACCGAACAGACCCATCACATCATCATCCCAAGCTATGCTGCCTGGTTTGACTATAATAG TGTTCATGCCATAGAGCGGCGGGCTCTCCCTGAGTTCTTCAACGGCAAGAACAAGTCCAAGACTCCAGAAAT CTACCTGGCCTATCGAAACTTCATGATCGACACTTACCGGCTGAACCCCCAAGAGTATCTCACGTCCACTGCCTGCCGCAGGAACCTGGCGGGTGATGTCTGTGCCATCATGAG AGTCCATGCCTTCCTAGAACAGTGGGGTCTTATTAACTACCAGGTGGATGCCGAGAGTCGACCAACACCAATGGGGCCTCCGCCCACCTCGCACTTCCACGTCTTGGCTGACACACCGTCTGGGCTGGTGCCTCTGCAGCCCAAGACCCCGCAG GGCCGCCAGGTTGATGCTGATACCAAGGCTGGGCGAAAGGGCAAAGAGCTGGATGACTTGGTGCCAGAGACGGCTAAGGGCAAGCCAGAGCTG CAGACCTCTGCTTCCCAGCAAATGCTCAACTTCCCTGATAAAGGCAAGGAGAAACCGACAGACATGCAGAACTTTGGGCTGCGCACGGACATGTACACAAAGAAGAACGTCCCCTCCAAG AGCAAAGCTGCGGCCAGTGCCACTCGAGAGTGGACAGAACAGGAGACCCTGCTACTCCTGGAG GCACTGGAAATGTACAAAGATGACTGGAACAAAGTATCGGAGCACGTGGGAAGCCGCACACAGGACGAATGCATCTTGCATTTTCTTCGGCTTCCCATTGAAGACCCGTACCTGGAGGACTCAGAGGCCTCCCTGGGCCCCCTGGCCTACCAGCCCATCCCCTTCAGCCAGTCCGGCAACCCTGTGATGAGCACCGTGGCCTTCCTGGCCTCTGTCGTCGACCCTCGCGTGGCCTCCGCTGCTGCGAAGTCAGCCCTAG AAGAGTTCTCCAAAATGAAGGAAGAGGTACCCACAGCCTTGGTGGAGGCCCACGTTCGGAAAGTGGAAGAAGCAGCCAAAGTGACAGGCAAAGCAGACCCAGCCTTTGGTCTGGAAAGCAGTGGCATTGCAGGAACCACCTCTGATGAGCCTGAGCGGATTG AGGAGAGCGGGACTGACGAGGCGCGGGCGGAGGGCCAGGCCACAGAGGAGAAGAAGGAGCCCAAG GAACCACGAGAAGGAGTTGGGGCTATAGAGGAAGAAGCAAAGGAGAAGACCAGCGAGGCGCCCAAGAAGGATGATGAGAAAGGCAAAGACGGCGACAGCGAGAAGGAGTCAGAGAAGAGTGACGGGGACCCGATAG TTGATCCTGAGAAGGAGAAGGAGCCcaaggaagggcaggaggaagtGCTGAAGGAAGTGGTGGAGTCGGAGGGGGAAAGGAAGACGAAGGTGGAGCGTGACATCGGCGAGGGCAACCTCTCCACCGCTGCGGCCGCTGCCCTGGCTGCCGCTGCCGTGAAGGCCAAG CACTTGGCTGCCGTTGAGGAGAGGAAGATCAAATCTCTGGTGGCCCTGCTGGTGGAGACCCAGATGAAAAAGTTGGAAATCAAACTCCGGCACTTTGAGGAGCTAGAGACGATCATGGACCGGGAGCGAGAAGCA CTGGAGTATCAGAGGCAGCAGCTCCTGGCCGACAGACAAGCCTTCCACATGGAGCAGCTGAAGTACGCGGAGATGAGGGCCCGGCAGCAGCACTTCCAGCAAATGCACCAACAGCAGCAGCCGCCCCCGCAAGCCCTGCCCCCGGGCTCCCAGCCTGTCCCACCTGCGGGCGCTGCTGGGCCACCCGCTGTCCACGGCCTGGCTCTGGCTCCAGCCTCCATGGCCCCTGCCTCTGCGGGCAGTGGGGCCCCTCCCGGAAGCTTGGGCCCCTCTGAACAGATTGGGCAGGCAGGGTCAACTGCAGTGCCACAGCAGCAGCAAACAGCTGGAGCCCCCCAGCCTGGGGCAGTCCCACCAGGGGTACCCCCCCCTGGACCCCACG GCCCCTCACCGTTCCCCAACCAACAAACTCCTCCCTCAATGATGCCAGGGGCAGTGCCAGGCAGCGGGCACCCAGGCGTGGCGGGTAATGCTCCTTTGGGTTTGCCTTTTGGCATGCCGCCTCCCCCCCCTGCTCCATCCATCATCCCATTTGGTAGCCTAGCCGACTCCATCAGTATTAACCTCCCCCCTCCTCCTAACCTGCATGGGCATCACCACCATCTCCCGTTCGCCCCGGCCACTCTCCCCCCCCCTAACCTGCCTGTGTCCATGGCGAACCCTCTACATCCTAACCTGCCGGCGACCACCACCATGCCATCTTCTTTGCCTCTTGGGCCGGGGCTCGGATCCGCCGCAGCCCAGAGCCCTGCCATTGTGGCAGCTGTTCAGGGCAACCTCCTGCCCAGTGCCAGCCCACTGCCAG aCCCAGGCACCCCCCTGCCTCCAGACCCCACGGCCCCGAGTCCAGGCACAGTCACCCCTGTGCCACCCACACAGTGA